The following proteins come from a genomic window of Pichia kudriavzevii chromosome 1, complete sequence:
- a CDS encoding uncharacterized protein (PKUD0A00860; similar to Saccharomyces cerevisiae YCR071C (IMG2); ancestral locus Anc_6.339) — MRGGACSTIRFSKMIFFHFPLVHRQVYTDKYMQSGLQGEEHLIYLPYLSVHLTLYRMSTISSSVVARLSKVLPSLDSISVAQLTAKPPLASYSLPRTSKGNLPIYRTIRSQAVYTEIKRVQGNVVSFRNDLQTLLPHIPKEKYSCRTINGCLRIKGDFKDEILELLQKKF, encoded by the coding sequence ATGCGAGGCGGCGCATGCAGCACTATTCGCTTTAGtaaaatgatttttttccattttccacTTGTCCACAGACAAGTATACACAGACAAGTACATGCAAAGTGGCCTACAAGGTGAAGAACATCTAATTTATTTGCCATACCTCTCAGTACACCTAACTCTTTACAGAATGTCCACCATCTCATCCTCTGTCGTTGCACGTCTCTCCAAGGTGTTGCCATCTCTCGACTCCATCTCCGTTGCTCAGCTCACAGCAAAGCCACCCCTTGCCTCATACTCTCTTCCTCGCACATCAAAGGGTAACCTCCCTATCTACAGGACAATCCGCTCCCAGGCTGTCTACACCGAAATAAAACGTGTCCAGGGTAACGTGGTCTCCTTCAGAAACGACCTGCAGACACTCTTGCCCCACATTCCAAAGGAAAAGTACTCTTGTCGTACAATAAATGGCTGTCTAAGAATCAAGGGTGATTTTAAGGATGAGATTCTCGAACTACTCCAAAAGAAGTTCTAG
- a CDS encoding uncharacterized protein (PKUD0A00850; similar to Saccharomyces cerevisiae YKR031C (SPO14); ancestral locus Anc_1.251), with protein sequence MGDLLDNVDTQTRLKDYAIAQRIKDAEIVGNKSNLNPLQAPFAYIDGTLSSTEGLRLLTTSLKSLFTKEHKIIEDSQYVETVDKEQMKNISQIINNYNHVKNENDELHSIFSHRTSHEQEVDYYIFQRLLNDPQPIILPRRDKTWKHSNCEKLFESQQILDNRDIQLVLDEKFQNSKKNESKRGNKENFMNELLFPKSIGEFKTNKMSPENLSSSINVCLSDITYQFVDARESKKADENSINKSPATRGMNKESILKTSVMARNRLYRLHLEFNLGDYVLRWDIDKDVKSLRSLHRRLNRIYEFSNKSGKPNVLPFPSLPRSDRVNKALNLLKVDNFKSHKDRERDKDKDRSDVPLSSHTSISDVAISAFHSTPRRFSVKSIPFMKKDIADSEDSQLIRRQEANEKFLSDLEKYLDALLSNLKSDDLSLKVYQFLELSPMSFFLVNELREKHKEGYLYITTSSAKQGWRVSHFRVQDWTSTIKRHTSKWVILGDSYIMYTKNFHSTIIEDVFLVDSATSIEYQGQTTTEYIELDDDGTENENTNDHQDETDLFFTPARKLLNKTNKYPKIKMRNSERQFKLVAKLPKISNIWAHEIRRMVSETEWSQNQRFNSFAPIRNDCFAQWFVDARNYWYAASTAINMAKDVIYIHDWWLSPELYLRRPANGNQDWRIDRLLQKKANQGVKIYIIIYRNVGTTVVTDSMYTKHSLLDLHENIFVLRSPNQIMQNVFFWAHHEKLLIIDQTVCFLGGIDLCYGRYDTPDHVLVDDSLTKFGNDEEKDDNTAVSEDSIGPPNVDENEDMEKLRYDFQREFQIFPGKDYSNPRKKDFFDLPDPHKDMYNRQFIPRMPWHDVHMVSSGQIARDLSRHFIQRWNYLIRQKRPSRPTPLMVPPRSFTNDELEELGLKGTCEIQLLRSSCEWSLGIKDHEQSIQNAYVKCIEESEHFIYIENQFFVTSTTIDNTLVKNEIGSALVDRIICAHTRGEAWKAVIVIPLMPGFEADVDTKEGGSVRLIMQCQYMSISMGENSIFARLRRLGIKPEDYINFYSLRKWGLISDYKLLTTEQLYIHAKTMIVDDRIAIIGSANINERSMRGTRDSEVCAIVRDKDLIESKMDGKKYYVGKFAHSLRVRLMREHLGVDVDLIDLVERRFAEIEKFCKSGNGIKASILSKKDGNMQLSAMVELGTRYLLGLDQGTPYFNEIKEDESLKDQLTKEMKSNFTKIEVNAERSQNLDDLVYPVSFNHRVGNVNPGLRSDKNLSNDVRVANENHRKEVEGEIDGFRSSNFIVAKRKLKEFLKLRVQRTSSESSDPESLPYFEDIVEVLSQKKSEILSKKENNSMNIDRWTMIKRLFYMRRLYCKIKLQNEKEEVFLGNNSESYNALKNRKTFNNFNSVEDNNSSNSPPPVEHLLNGGINSNFGNNNNVVIPDNPLVSLTDEELREIDKILLPQVDYDFIDPYNFEDPLDISFFEGTWMAQAVRNTMLFRMVFHVQPDDFVQTWKDYKDYEEMRNAFDIYQHILKGHLQINESAESPPKEGNNLQDETEYENEDVEEHHRRLQRNAKLIELERFQMSVTNENAGTSITPYGKGTVYDHETGLKLMKMVRGHVVCFPTRWLKKEVESSNWFYKADKLPPIQIYD encoded by the coding sequence ATGGGTGATTTGCTTGACAACGTGGACACCCAAACCAGGCTTAAGGATTATGCAATTGCCCAAAGAATCAAAGATGCAGAAATTGTTGGgaataaatcaaatttgaatCCCCTACAGGCACCATTTGCGTATATCGATGGTACGCTCTCCTCGACGGAAGGGTTAAGGTTATTGACCACAAGTCTGAAGTCTCTTTTCACTAAGGAAcacaaaatcattgaagatTCCCAGTATGTCGAAACTGTCGATAAagaacaaatgaaaaacatcTCACAAATAATCAACAACTATAATCATGTgaaaaatgagaatgatgaattGCACTCTATATTCAGTCACAGAACTTCTCATGAACAAGAGGTGGATTATTACATTTTCCAAAGGTTATTGAATGATCCCCAACCTATTATTTTACCAAGACGTGATaaaacttggaaacatTCGAATTGTGAGAAACTGTTTGAATCTCAGCAAATATTGGATAATAGAGATATCCAGCTAGTCTTGGATGAGAAGTTTCAAAACTCGAAAAAGAATGAGAGTAAGAGGGGAAATAAGGAAAACTTTATGAATGAACTCCTATTCCCGAAAAGTATTGGTGAATTTAAAACCAATAAAATGAGTCCTGAAAActtatcatcttcaataaatgTGTGTCTATCTGATATTACGTATCAGTTTGTTGATGCCCGGGAATCGAAGAAAGCCGATGAAAATAGCATAAATAAGAGCCCCGCAACTAGGGGAATGAACAAAGAATCAATACTGAAAACTTCTGTTATGGCTAGAAATAGACTCTATAGGTTACATTTGGAATTCAACTTGGGCGATTACGTTTTACGTTGGGATATCGATAAGGATGTCAAGAGTTTGAGGTCTTTGCACAGAAGGCTCAATAGGATTTATGAGTTTTCGAATAAATCAGGCAAACCAAACGTTTTGCCTTTCCCCTCCCTACCTAGAAGTGATAGAGTTAACAAAGCCTTAAACTTACTTAAGGTGGACAATTTCAAGAGTCATAAGGACAGAGAGAGAGACAAGGATAAGGATAGAAGTGATGTGCCTCTTTCCTCTCATACATCCATCAGTGATGTGGCCATTTCTGCCTTTCATTCAACTCCAAGGCGGTTTTCTGTAAAGTCGATTCCCTTTATGAAGAAGGATATTGCAGATTCTGAGGATAGCCAGTTGATCAGGAGACAAGAGgccaatgaaaaatttttaaGTGACttagaaaaatatttagaTGCATTATTATCAAACCTTAAAAGTGATGACCTATCTTTAAaagtttatcaatttctaGAATTGTCCCCTATGAGTTTTTTCTTGGTGAATGAGCTGAGAGAAAAACATAAAGAAGGTTACCTATATATTACCACTTCCTCAGCAAAGCAAGGTTGGAGGGTTTCCCATTTTAGAGTCCAAGATTGGACAAGCACGATCAAACGCCACACTAGTAAGTGGGTAATTTTGGGTGATTCTTACATCATGTACACTAAAAATTTCCATTCAACCATAATCGAGGATGTTTTTTTGGTAGACTCTGCAACTTCTATTGAATACCAAGGCCAAACCACCACAGAATACATAGAGTTGGACGATGACGGTAcagaaaatgagaatacCAACGACCATCAAGATGAAACCGACTTATTCTTCACTCCTGCTAGAAAGCTActaaataaaacaaataagTAcccaaaaatcaaaatgagAAACAGTGAAAGGCAGTTTAAGTTGGTTGCAAAATTACccaaaatttcaaacatttGGGCTCATGAAATTCGGAGAATGGTTTCTGAAACCGAATGGTCACAAAATCAGAGATTTAATTCATTTGCGCCAATTAGAAATGATTGCTTTGCTCAATGGTTTGTGGATGCAAGAAATTATTGGTACGCTGCTTCAACCGCCATCAATATGGCTAAAGATGTTATTTATATTCATGATTGGTGGTTATCTCCAGAATTATACTTAAGGAGACCCGCTAATGGAAATCAAGATTGGAGGATTGATAGGTTACTACAAAAAAAGGCCAACCAAGGTGTTAAAATTTACATTATCATTTATAGGAATGTTGGTACTACTGTTGTAACAGATTCTATGTATACAAAACATTCTTTGCTTGATTTACATGAGAATATCTTTGTTTTAAGATCACCAAATCAAATAATGcaaaatgttttcttttgggCCCATCATGAAAAATTGTTAATTATTGATCAGACTGTATGTTTCCTCGGGGGTATTGACCTATGTTATGGTAGATACGATACTCCTGATCATGTTCTAGTAGACGACTCACTTActaaatttggaaatgatgaagaaaaagatgaCAATACAGCTGTTAGTGAAGATAGTATAGGTCCTCctaatgttgatgaaaatgaagacaTGGAGAAGCTGCGGTATGATTTCCAGAGagaattccaaatttttcCAGGTAAAGACTATTCAAACCCACGTAAGAAAGATTTCTTCGATTTACCTGATCCTCATAAAGACATGTACAATAGGCAATTTATTCCTAGGATGCCTTGGCACGACGTTCATATGGTATCAAGTGGGCAAATTGCCCGTGATTTATCCAGACACTTTATTCAAAGGTGGAATTACCTAATTAGACAAAAAAGACCATCGAGGCCTACTCCTTTGATGGTACCGCCACGTTCTTTCACAAACGATGAATTAGAAGAATTAGGATTGAAGGGAACCTGTGAAATCCAGCTTTTAAGATCGAGCTGTGAATGGTCGTTAGGTATTAAAGATCATGAGCAAAGTATACAAAATGCATATGTCAAATGTATTGAAGAGAGTGAGCATTTCATTTACATCGAAAACCAATTTTTTGTAACATCTACGACTATTGACAACACCCTAgttaaaaatgaaattggTAGTGCATTGGTTGATAGGATTATCTGTGCGCACACCAGGGGCGAAGCTTGGAAGGCTGTCATTGTAATTCCACTGATGCCAGGGTTTGAAGCAGATGTTGATACAAAGGAAGGTGGATCTGTTAGGTTGATCATGCAATGTCAATATATGTCAATTTCTATGGGCGaaaattccatttttgcTAGATTGAGAAGGCTTGGTATAAAACCAGAAGATTACATCAacttttattctttaaGGAAATGGGGATTAATTAGTGACTATAAGCTATTAACTACGGAGCAGTTGTATATCCATGCAAAAACTATGATAGTGGATGATAGAATTGCAATAATAGGATCAGCCAACATTAACGAAAGGTCAATGAGAGGTACAAGAGATTCCGAAGTTTGTGCAATTGTTAGAGACAAAGATTTAATCGAGTCCAAAATGGACGGTAAAAAGTATTATGTGGGTAAATTTGCTCATAGCTTAAGAGTTAGATTGATGAGAGAACATCTGGGAGTagatgttgatttgattgatcTAGTTGAACGTAGGTTTGcagaaattgagaaattctGTAAGTCAGGAAATGGAATCAAAGCCTCGATTTTAAGTAAGAAGGATGGTAATATGCAATTAAGTGCAATGGTGGAATTGGGCACTAGATATTTGCTAGGTTTGGATCAAGGAACCCCAtatttcaatgaaattaaagaagaCGAAAGTTTGAAGGACCAGCTGACGAAGGAAATGAAAAGCAACTTTACCAAGATTGAAGTTAATGCAGAGAGATCTCAGAACCTGGACGATCTTGTATATCCAGTTTCATTCAACCATAGAGTGGGTAATGTTAATCCTGGATTAAGAAGTGACAAAAATTTATCTAACGATGTTAGGGTTGCAAACGAAAACCATCgaaaagaagttgaaggtGAAATTGATGGGTTTAGATCATCCAATTTTATAGTCGCAAAAAGGAAACTCAAAGAGTTCCTAAAACTGAGGGTGCAACGAACTTCATCCGAATCCAGTGACCCAGAATCGCTACcatattttgaagacaTTGTCGAAGTCTTGtcacaaaaaaaatccgAAATCCTAAGTAAGAAGGAAAACAACTCAATGAATATAGATAGATGGACTATGATCAAGAGGTTGTTTTATATGAGAAGGTTGTACTGTAAAATAAAACTACAAAATGAGAAGGAAGAGGTGTTTTTGGGAAATAATTCGGAATCTTATAATGCTTTAAAAAATAGGAAaactttcaacaacttcaattCGGTAGAAGATAATAATAGCTCGAATTCACCACCCCCAGTTGAACATTTATTGAATGGTGGAATTAATAGTAATTTTggcaataataataatgttGTGATACCGGACAATCCATTAGTTAGTCTgactgatgaagaattgcGAGAGATTGATAAAATTCTGTTGCCACAAGTTGATTACGACTTTATTGATCCAtataattttgaagacCCCTTAGATATATCTTTTTTTGAGGGGACCTGGATGGCGCAGGCAGTTAGGAATACCATGTTATTCAGGATGGTTTTCCATGTCCAACCTGACGattttgttcaaacttGGAAGGATTACAAAGATTACGAAGAAATGAGGAATGCATTTGACATATATCAACATATTTTGAAGGGGCATCTTCAGATAAATGAAAGTGCCGAATCACCCccaaaagaaggaaataACTTACAAGACGAAACGGAgtatgaaaatgaagatgttgaGGAACATCATCGTCGGCTACAGCGGAACGCCAAACTGATAGAGCTCGAAAGATTTCAAATGTCTGTcacaaatgaaaatgcagGAACCAGCATCACTCCTTACGGGAAAGGAACAGTGTATGACCACGAAACTggattgaaattgatgaaaatggttAGAGGACATGTTGTTTGCTTTCCTACCAGATGGCTAAAGAAGGAGGTTGAAAGCTCTAATTGGTTCTACAAGGCAGATAAGCTACCTCCAATCCAAATCTACGATTAG
- a CDS encoding uncharacterized protein (PKUD0A00870; similar to Saccharomyces cerevisiae YDR050C (TPI1); ancestral locus Anc_3.288) — translation MARTFFVGGNFKMNGSKASIKTIVENINNSSIPSNVEVVLCPPAPYLSYTADLNKQANVQVGAQNCYPKASGAFTGEVSPLAVKDSGAEWVITGHSERRQYFNESDEFVAEKTKFAIDQGLKVILCIGESIDEKKAGKTLDVCKRELSAVIKAVAPEDWSSIVIAYEPIWAIGTGLAATAQDAQDIHAEIRKYLASQLGESTAQAVRILYGGSANGKNAPEFKDKADVDGFLVGGASLKPEFVDIINSRA, via the coding sequence ATGGCTAGAACTTTCTTTGTCGGTGGTAACTTCAAGATGAACGGCTCAAAGGCCTCCATCAAAAccattgttgaaaacatcaacaactccTCTATTCCTTCCAATGTCGAAGTTGTTCTTTGTCCACCAGCACCATACCTCTCGTACACTGCAGACTTGAATAAGCAAGCAAACGTTCAAGTTGGTGCTCAGAACTGTTACCCAAAGGCTTCTGGTGCCTTCACCGGTGAAGTTTCTCCACTTGCAGTGAAGGACTCTGGTGCAGAATGGGTCATCACCGGTCACTCCGAGAGAAGACAATACTTCAACGAGTCGGACGAGTTTGTTGCTGAAAAGACCAAGTTTGCCATTGACCAAGGGTTGAAGGTCATTCTCTGTATTGGTGAGTCAATTGACGAAAAGAAGGCCGGTAAGACTCTCGACGTTTGTAAGAGAGAATTGTCTGCTGTCATCAAGGCCGTTGCTCCAGAGGACTGGTCCTCCATTGTCATTGCCTACGAACCAATCTGGGCTATCGGTACCGGTTTGGCTGCAACCGCCCAAGACGCTCAAGATATTCATGCAGAAATCAGAAAATACTTGGCTTCCCAACTCGGCGAGTCCACTGCCCAAGCTGTCAGAATCCTATACGGTGGTTCTGCCAACGGTAAGAATGCACCAGAATTCAAGGACAAGGCCGACGTCGATGGTTTCTTGGTTGGTGGTGCTTCCTTAAAGCCTGAATTTGTTGACATCATTAACTCCAGAGCTTAA
- a CDS encoding uncharacterized protein (PKUD0A00840; Pfam Domains: MFS_1(9.7e-31)): MSEVKEIDSTVDSEQGIIHSKDDKDIVHVVSYISERFEELDEDEKEGIAGLDHLIKANHLSAEEVEALDKKVRWKIDCYIMPIICITYTLQFLDKLSLNYASAYELIPDLGLEGQRYSWVAAIFNFGYLAGSIPANYLIQKFPVAKFTAIMIFIWAIILLGHIGAKNYGGILVLRFLLGVLESCISPSCMALSSAFYKKSEQPLRMCCFLSFNGIATMLGALLSWALGHAHDKHLKIWQLIFLLIGLLNLVWSAVFLLLCPSSPVDAWFLDEKEKLVGVERVANNMMGIKNAKYKKHQVIEALTDYKTLIYTLIGLACGVINGGASNFQSALIKNFGFSSNMSTILQMPTGAIEFAVIFTAGVIAVLIKNTRCYIFILLCIPSLCGLIGIATIPLDKKWSLVGCTWLQYLIGGPVILSWIFLTANVAGSSKKTISNGFWFTFYAAGNIIGANIFYARQKPRYISGIIGLACCYGGMIVLGAVYRLGLMWENRKRDILYGVPTEEVKAEAIIKGFQDYTDKENTGFRYEL, translated from the coding sequence ATGAGTGAAgtgaaagaaattgattcaaCTGTGGACTCAGAACAAGGAATAATCCATTCCAAAGATGACAAAGATATTGTCCACGTTGTCTCATATATATctgaaagatttgaagaattagatgaagatgagaaaGAAGGGATTGCTGGGTTAGACCACTTGATCAAAGCAAATCACTTATCCGCTGAAGAGGTGGAAGCTTTGGATAAAAAAGTTAGATGGAAAATTGATTGTTATATTATGCCAATTATCTGTATCACCTACACGTTGCAATTCTTGGATAAGTTGTCCCTCAACTATGCTTCTGCTTATGAGCTTATTCCGGATTTAGGCTTGGAAGGCCAGCGGTATTCGTGGGTTGCAgccattttcaattttggcTACCTAGCTGGTTCCATTCCTGCGAATTATTTGATCCAAAAATTTCCAGTTGCCAAATTCACTGCTATTATGATATTCATATGGGCGATTATATTGCTTGGTCATATAGGGGCTAAAAATTATGGCGGTATTTTGGTTCTAAGATTTTTATTGGGAGTTTTGGAAAGTTGTATCTCGCCATCATGTATGGCACTTTCATCTGCATTTTATAAGAAGTCTGAACAACCCCTAAGAATGTGTTGCTTTTTGTCATTCAATGGTATTGCAACTATGCTTGGTGCTTTATTATCCTGGGCTTTGGGACATGCTCATGATAAGCACCTGAAAATATGGCAGTTAATCTTTCTATTAATCGGTTTACTCAACTTGGTTTGGTCAGCAGTTTTCTTATTGCTATGTCCGAGTTCCCCTGTCGATGCATGGTTTTtagatgaaaaagaaaaattggtGGGTGTGGAAAGAGTTGCCAATAACATGATGGGTATCAAAAATGCGAAATATAAAAAGCACCAAGTTATCGAAGCATTGACAGACTATAAAACTCTCATTTATACCTTGATCGGATTGGCTTGTGGAGTTATTAATGGTGGTGCAAGTAACTTCCAGTCGGCCTTGATTAAAAACTTCGGTTTTTCATCTAATATGTCAACTATTCTACAGATGCCAACAGGTGCAATCGAATTTGCTGTTATCTTTACCGCCGGTGTTATTGCCgtgttgataaaaaatacaCGTTGTtacatttttattttgctCTGTATTCCAAGTTTATGTGGATTGATTGGAATCGCTACAATTCCATTAGACAAAAAATGGTCTTTAGTCGGTTGTACCTGGTTACAATATTTAATTGGTGGGCCTGTTATTTTATCCtggatttttttgactGCAAATGTTGCTGgatcttcaaagaaaaccatTTCTAATGGCTTTTGGTTCACCTTCTACGCGGCAGGTAATATCATTGGTGCAAATATCTTTTATGCAAGACAAAAACCAAGATATATTAGTGGTATTATTGGTCTTGCATGTTGTTATGGTGGTATGATTGTGCTTGGTGCAGTTTATAGGCTTGGTCTTATGTGGGAAAACCGTAAAAGGGATATATTGTATGGCGTCCCTACAGAAGAAGTTAAAGCCGAAGCCATCATTAAGGGTTTCCAAGATTATACcgacaaagaaaatactGGTTTCAGATATGAGCTTTAA
- a CDS encoding uncharacterized protein (PKUD0A00880; similar to Saccharomyces cerevisiae YAL033W (POP5); ancestral locus Anc_7.59), with product MVRLKTRYILFQIHSESQTAPTPKTIISTLRLSLSKNYGDKGLADSITSFIIKYFSPKTGMGILRCHFDAVENVLGAMFFVQTLDGKNVVLEAIGVSGSISKAERRAIRRNKDMIRRLKNEGRENEVEGLILDMKDENEGEL from the coding sequence ATGGTTAGATTAAAGACAAGATAtattctctttcaaatacaCAGCGAGTCACAGACTGCTCCAACGCCCAAGACGATCATATCCACGCTTCGATTATCACTTTCCAAGAACTACGGTGACAAGGGGCTTGCGGATTCGATCACATCATTTATAATTAAATATTTCTCTCCCAAGACTGGGATGGGGATACTGCGATGTCATTTCGATGCTGTTGAAAATGTGCTTGGTGCAATGTTTTTTGTCCAGACCTTGGACGGGAAAAACGTAGTATTGGAGGCGATTGGTGTTAGTGGTAGCATTTCCAAGGCTGAGCGACGAGCCATAAGGAGGAATAAAGATATGATTAGGCGGCTGAAGAACGAGGGAAGAGAGAATGAAGTTGAGGGACTAATCCTGGATATGAAGGATGAGAATGAGGGGGAGCTATGA